A window of the Bacillota bacterium genome harbors these coding sequences:
- a CDS encoding PHP domain-containing protein: MTRMNRHECDLHCHTTRSDGNDTPADLIDNAAAAGVRVVAITDHDVQPPLSLCVDARGSHVDIHSYARERGVELVLGYEFSCDTYVDDVHILGYRMDWTSEELAREVKRARESKTEAYMRLCEKLTSKGMPLDFEEDVLALLGGSNEGKSASPDEVERKHVFEAMARKGYAPTWKDAKLIVRDDPELNVRREKIDPVRAIHLIKSLGGTAVLAHPLLIDETVSYPDGRVFTRREYIWRLICEGLDGMEASYPYSKTSYKGRWSDTEAEAYIRGEFGSKLKLLTGGSDYHADERKGVSNPRYIGEGGISLKEYEAVREFLRVQSP; this comes from the coding sequence ATGACTCGCATGAATAGACACGAATGTGACCTCCACTGCCACACGACCAGGTCCGACGGAAACGACACGCCCGCCGACCTGATAGACAATGCGGCGGCAGCAGGGGTGAGGGTCGTGGCCATCACCGACCACGATGTGCAGCCGCCTCTGTCTCTGTGCGTGGACGCCAGGGGGAGCCACGTGGACATACACTCCTACGCGCGGGAACGCGGCGTGGAGCTTGTGTTGGGTTACGAGTTCTCGTGCGACACATACGTGGACGACGTGCACATACTGGGATACAGAATGGACTGGACGAGTGAGGAACTGGCCAGAGAGGTGAAGCGTGCCAGGGAGAGCAAGACCGAGGCGTACATGCGGTTGTGTGAGAAGCTGACTTCCAAGGGCATGCCTCTGGACTTCGAGGAAGACGTTTTAGCCCTCCTGGGCGGAAGCAACGAGGGGAAGTCCGCGAGTCCCGACGAGGTGGAGAGGAAGCACGTCTTCGAGGCCATGGCGAGGAAAGGCTACGCCCCGACCTGGAAAGACGCGAAGCTGATAGTGAGAGACGACCCGGAGTTGAATGTCAGAAGGGAGAAGATCGATCCGGTACGTGCTATCCACCTGATAAAGAGCTTGGGTGGAACGGCGGTCCTGGCGCACCCGCTCCTGATAGATGAGACGGTTAGCTATCCGGACGGAAGGGTCTTTACGCGGCGGGAGTACATCTGGAGGCTGATTTGCGAGGGTCTCGACGGAATGGAGGCGTCCTATCCGTACAGCAAGACGAGCTACAAGGGCCGCTGGTCAGACACGGAAGCAGAAGCGTACATACGCGGAGAGTTCGGGAGCAAGCTGAAACTTCTCACCGGCGGCTCTGACTACCATGCGGACGAGCGCAAAGGCGTGAGTAACCCAAGGTACATCGGGGAAGGCGGAATATCCCTGAAAGAGTACGAGGCGGTAAGGGAGTTCCTCCGCGTGCAGTCCCCTTAG
- a CDS encoding dimethylsulfonioproprionate lyase family protein, which yields MKYLVNVQSKNPDEDPRSLRARVVNRDKAVLRDTYILFDNDKGPSRNVKMGYTVIYPTGTTTGHTHDDEEVYFVISGEGIMQVGDEKFDIKPGDALYVPPGLFHTTYQKGNIPLTVVWVTSKVTAGEA from the coding sequence ATGAAGTACCTGGTCAACGTGCAATCGAAGAACCCTGACGAAGATCCGCGTTCCTTGAGGGCGCGAGTGGTGAACAGGGACAAGGCGGTGTTGCGGGATACTTACATCCTGTTTGACAACGACAAAGGGCCGTCCCGCAACGTGAAGATGGGTTACACCGTCATCTATCCGACCGGGACGACAACAGGACATACACACGACGATGAGGAAGTGTACTTCGTCATCTCAGGGGAGGGCATCATGCAGGTAGGTGACGAGAAGTTTGACATAAAGCCGGGTGACGCGCTCTACGTGCCGCCGGGGCTGTTCCACACCACGTATCAGAAAGGAAACATCCCGCTCACAGTGGTTTGGGTCACCTCGAAGGTCACAGCAGGAGAGGCGTAA
- a CDS encoding NAD-dependent succinate-semialdehyde dehydrogenase: protein MIIHGQILIDGNWIGPGNREALEVINPATEEVFAIVPKADENDVRAAIDAAAAAFRPWSELTPFERGRFLRKASEIALARSREIATLMTQEEGKPLKEAEGEVVKGAEIFRYYAEEGERLYGRIIANSEPKTESRVIYQPVGVAAAISPWNYPVELLAWKLGGALAAGCTIVAKVPSETPLSPLAFVKCLTDAGVPRGVVNALAGKGSVIGPILFESPVVKRVAFTGSTEVGKEVLKKCAPSLKRVSLELGGSLPMIVCDDCDIDAAVAGAVRRSFRNMGQICIAINRIYVDRKIYEEFLERFASATKKLTIGNGLKGDFDLGPMCTLDGVKKAMSHTDDAVRKGARLLCGGKRPTGQEYEKGYFFEPTIIADATHEMLVMKEETFGPVVGVMPFKDLEEAVALANDTGYGLAAIVFTNSLTRAETLSRQLNFGNVAINNVDAGVINAPYGGWNESGFGHEHGPEGLHEYLHIKHVRVRYL, encoded by the coding sequence ATGATCATACACGGCCAGATATTGATAGACGGCAACTGGATAGGGCCCGGGAACAGGGAAGCTTTGGAGGTCATAAACCCGGCCACCGAAGAGGTCTTTGCCATTGTCCCGAAGGCCGATGAGAACGATGTCAGGGCAGCGATAGATGCAGCAGCCGCGGCTTTCAGGCCTTGGTCGGAGCTTACACCCTTCGAGAGGGGTCGCTTTCTCCGGAAAGCAAGCGAGATCGCGCTGGCTCGATCCCGAGAGATCGCGACCCTGATGACCCAAGAAGAGGGGAAACCGCTCAAAGAGGCCGAGGGAGAGGTGGTCAAGGGGGCGGAGATCTTCCGGTACTATGCGGAAGAAGGCGAGAGACTCTATGGGAGGATCATCGCGAACTCCGAGCCAAAGACGGAGAGCAGGGTGATTTACCAGCCCGTGGGAGTAGCCGCCGCCATCTCTCCATGGAACTACCCGGTCGAGCTCCTTGCCTGGAAGCTGGGGGGCGCTCTCGCCGCAGGCTGCACGATCGTGGCCAAGGTCCCGTCGGAGACTCCCCTTTCCCCGCTGGCTTTCGTCAAGTGTCTGACGGACGCGGGCGTGCCGAGGGGGGTAGTCAATGCCCTTGCCGGCAAGGGCTCGGTTATCGGGCCGATCCTCTTCGAAAGCCCGGTGGTCAAGAGGGTCGCCTTCACAGGATCGACCGAGGTCGGGAAGGAAGTCCTGAAGAAATGCGCTCCGTCGTTGAAGAGGGTGTCCCTGGAGCTCGGCGGGAGCCTGCCCATGATCGTGTGCGATGACTGTGACATCGACGCCGCGGTGGCGGGAGCGGTCAGGAGATCGTTCCGGAACATGGGGCAGATCTGCATAGCCATCAACCGCATATACGTTGATCGCAAGATATATGAGGAATTCCTGGAGAGGTTCGCATCCGCGACCAAGAAGCTGACCATCGGGAACGGGCTCAAAGGAGATTTCGATCTAGGCCCGATGTGCACTCTGGACGGGGTCAAGAAGGCCATGTCCCACACCGATGACGCAGTGAGAAAGGGAGCCAGGCTGCTTTGCGGCGGCAAGAGGCCGACAGGACAGGAGTACGAAAAGGGGTACTTCTTCGAGCCCACGATCATTGCAGACGCCACCCACGAGATGTTGGTCATGAAAGAGGAAACGTTCGGCCCGGTGGTGGGCGTGATGCCGTTCAAGGACCTCGAGGAGGCGGTGGCGCTCGCGAATGACACTGGGTACGGGCTGGCGGCGATCGTGTTCACGAACAGCCTGACGCGAGCAGAGACGCTCTCACGCCAGCTCAACTTCGGCAACGTGGCCATCAACAACGTGGACGCCGGCGTGATCAATGCGCCGTACGGAGGATGGAACGAGAGCGGCTTCGGGCACGAGCACGGGCCCGAAGGTCTGCACGAGTACCTGCACATCAAGCATGTGCGTGTTCGCTATCTGTGA
- a CDS encoding glucose 1-dehydrogenase, with product MMNVMERFSLRGRCSVVTGGAMGLGKAMAEALAEAGSDVVIADINLDAANLTVDGIRSKGVRAVAVQCDVTRPGDCRMTAQRVVEEFGKIDVLVNNAGICAHIRAEDMEFEDWYRIIDVNLNGVFNMSQAVGRAMIRQKRGSIINIASMSGLIANTPQAQCAYNASKGGVIMLTKSLASEWVDHNIRVNCIAPGYMKTELTRGFFEKGDRAMIARWMDFTPMKRAGMPDELGGIAVYLASDASSFATGAVFTIDGGYTVW from the coding sequence ATGATGAACGTAATGGAGAGATTCAGCCTTCGGGGAAGGTGTTCCGTAGTCACGGGAGGGGCCATGGGCCTGGGGAAAGCAATGGCTGAGGCCCTGGCCGAGGCCGGGTCCGACGTCGTGATAGCCGATATAAACCTCGACGCCGCGAATCTTACGGTGGATGGGATACGGAGTAAGGGTGTGCGTGCGGTCGCCGTCCAGTGTGACGTGACGCGTCCGGGTGATTGTCGGATGACGGCGCAGCGTGTCGTGGAGGAGTTCGGGAAGATCGACGTCCTCGTCAACAACGCCGGTATATGCGCTCACATCAGGGCCGAGGACATGGAGTTCGAAGACTGGTATAGAATCATCGACGTCAACCTCAACGGGGTCTTCAATATGTCTCAGGCCGTGGGACGAGCGATGATAAGACAGAAGAGAGGCTCGATAATAAACATCGCCTCAATGTCCGGGCTCATCGCCAACACTCCCCAGGCTCAGTGCGCGTACAACGCCTCAAAAGGCGGAGTGATAATGCTCACCAAGAGCCTTGCGTCCGAGTGGGTAGACCATAACATCCGTGTGAACTGCATCGCGCCGGGTTACATGAAGACGGAGCTGACCCGCGGGTTCTTTGAGAAGGGCGACAGGGCCATGATCGCGAGATGGATGGATTTCACGCCGATGAAGAGGGCTGGAATGCCGGACGAGTTGGGTGGCATCGCAGTATACCTTGCGTCGGACGCTTCCTCCTTCGCGACCGGGGCGGTCTTCACGATCGACGGAGGGTACACTGTGTGGTAA
- the xylB gene encoding xylulokinase has product MRKRYLVGIDIGTSGCKAILIDEQGEVVARSIADYPLYTPRPGWAEQDPEDWWQATVKTVSRILQESRVNPDSLAGVGLSGQMHGMVALDGENRVIRPAILWNDQRTAKQCREIVEAVGGEERLMSYTNNLMLPGYTGGKILWLRENEPDRYERTRLVLNPKDYIRFRLTGEAATEVSDASGTGLFDVRNRRWNYELLSILGIPASLLPACFESDEVTGKVTRRASEETGLPEGLPVVGGGGDAVVQTTGMGVIREGTLGVTIGTAGIVAMGLERFRNNPGGRLQIFCNNSADAWHVMGVTLSAGGAYQWYKNNLCESEKARAAHEGRDVYELLDEDALSSPPGSKNLVFLPYLSGERCPYPDPTARGAFIGLNLLHNKKDMTRAVMEGVTYSLYDVFELIRNLDKDMTIATITASGGGSRSAVWRQILADVFQLPVRTVSGSSEGGAYGAALVAGVGCEVWGSIDDAVRVLKVETETRPNPALRDVYMRLYGIYNGLYPALRGSFGELAAYTAN; this is encoded by the coding sequence TTGCGGAAAAGATACCTCGTGGGGATAGACATAGGGACCTCAGGGTGCAAGGCGATCCTCATCGATGAACAGGGAGAAGTCGTGGCCAGGAGCATAGCCGACTACCCTCTGTACACCCCGCGCCCGGGGTGGGCAGAGCAGGACCCTGAGGACTGGTGGCAAGCTACCGTCAAAACCGTGAGCCGTATCCTCCAGGAGAGCCGGGTGAACCCAGACTCGCTGGCAGGCGTCGGCCTTTCCGGCCAGATGCATGGCATGGTGGCCTTGGACGGCGAGAACCGAGTCATAAGGCCCGCCATACTGTGGAACGATCAGAGGACCGCGAAGCAATGCCGGGAGATAGTCGAAGCCGTGGGCGGCGAAGAGAGGTTGATGAGCTACACTAACAACCTCATGCTGCCAGGCTATACGGGCGGCAAGATCCTTTGGTTGCGCGAGAACGAACCAGATCGATACGAACGCACTCGGCTCGTGCTCAACCCCAAGGACTACATCAGGTTCAGACTCACGGGCGAGGCGGCTACTGAGGTCTCGGACGCCTCGGGAACGGGGCTCTTCGATGTGAGGAACCGCCGATGGAACTATGAACTCCTCTCGATCCTGGGCATACCTGCAAGCCTGCTCCCAGCTTGCTTTGAGTCGGACGAGGTCACCGGCAAGGTCACTAGACGGGCATCGGAAGAGACAGGGTTGCCCGAAGGCCTGCCTGTCGTGGGCGGAGGCGGAGACGCTGTGGTCCAGACGACCGGCATGGGCGTGATCAGGGAAGGGACGCTCGGCGTAACGATCGGGACCGCCGGGATAGTGGCCATGGGCCTCGAGAGGTTCCGAAACAACCCGGGAGGACGGCTCCAGATATTCTGCAACAACTCCGCCGACGCCTGGCACGTCATGGGAGTCACGCTGTCCGCGGGTGGGGCGTACCAGTGGTACAAGAATAACCTCTGTGAGAGCGAGAAGGCGCGCGCTGCTCACGAGGGGCGCGACGTATACGAGCTCTTGGACGAGGATGCGCTGTCTTCGCCGCCGGGCAGCAAGAACCTGGTGTTCCTGCCGTACCTGAGCGGTGAGAGGTGTCCGTATCCGGACCCTACCGCGAGAGGTGCGTTCATCGGGTTGAACTTGCTCCATAACAAGAAGGATATGACGAGAGCCGTCATGGAGGGAGTCACCTACAGTCTCTATGATGTGTTCGAGCTCATCCGGAACCTGGACAAAGACATGACCATCGCGACAATAACGGCCTCGGGCGGAGGCTCTCGGAGCGCTGTTTGGCGTCAGATCCTGGCTGACGTGTTTCAGTTGCCTGTGAGGACCGTGAGCGGCAGCTCGGAAGGCGGTGCGTACGGCGCGGCGCTTGTCGCCGGGGTAGGGTGCGAGGTATGGGGGAGCATTGATGACGCCGTGCGTGTCCTGAAAGTCGAGACCGAGACCAGGCCGAACCCGGCCTTGCGCGATGTGTACATGAGACTGTATGGAATCTACAACGGATTGTACCCGGCGCTACGGGGATCCTTCGGGGAACTTGCCGCGTACACAGCTAATTGA
- a CDS encoding extracellular solute-binding protein, whose protein sequence is MKRMIAVLLCLSFMLLPWVAQAQADKFGLDDVPKIQNTKPITMVLETGEGYSRMLPAIEAFTKKTGVKVNVERIASSGVYGKENVELMAGTGYYDLVYVETSWTTEWSDYLYDLDELANKYDPGKAAALQKELAFMAPSILMCGKAYGKQMVLPFYTFDMCMWVRQDVFDDPTEKANFKKKYGYDLKPATTEKELKDQGEFFTRKKGELLKGKPLTHDIYGLSMQAGAYQCNDETSARLWARGQDWVTVVRDDKGNIKEFVITKANKEALKAALQDYKDELKYDSPSAITANFDFVVAQMGNGNAIICPTIWANCTVWADGILREKVPGAKIGVYPSPGGRPYTGAWSYGIAKASKNPEAAYWLLRYLTSYECAQIIFKEGGMVPARVDLMTEVAKDKNNYPYAMLADYHINIWKTMAPHIPNYWYFNTKAGGKVYDMQIYAVSKALTGEMTIDQTVESITKQTLELTSKFDKIPIREEK, encoded by the coding sequence ATGAAACGAATGATTGCTGTCCTTCTTTGCCTCTCGTTCATGCTGCTACCGTGGGTTGCTCAAGCTCAGGCCGATAAGTTCGGCCTCGATGACGTCCCGAAGATCCAGAACACAAAGCCCATAACCATGGTGCTGGAGACGGGCGAAGGTTATTCGAGAATGCTGCCGGCAATCGAAGCCTTCACCAAGAAGACCGGAGTCAAGGTGAACGTTGAGCGCATCGCGTCCTCCGGCGTGTACGGCAAAGAGAACGTGGAGCTCATGGCGGGCACCGGCTACTATGACCTCGTGTACGTGGAGACTTCCTGGACGACGGAGTGGTCGGACTACCTGTATGACCTGGACGAGCTGGCGAACAAGTACGATCCGGGCAAGGCCGCGGCTCTGCAGAAAGAGCTCGCCTTCATGGCGCCATCCATTTTGATGTGTGGCAAGGCGTACGGCAAACAGATGGTGTTGCCTTTCTACACGTTTGACATGTGCATGTGGGTCCGGCAGGATGTCTTCGACGATCCGACCGAAAAGGCCAACTTCAAGAAGAAGTATGGATATGACCTCAAACCCGCCACCACCGAAAAGGAACTCAAGGATCAAGGGGAGTTCTTCACCAGGAAGAAAGGCGAGCTCCTCAAAGGCAAGCCCCTCACCCACGACATCTACGGTCTGTCCATGCAGGCGGGCGCGTACCAGTGTAACGATGAGACCAGCGCCCGGCTGTGGGCTCGCGGGCAAGACTGGGTAACGGTGGTGCGCGATGACAAGGGGAACATCAAGGAGTTCGTGATCACCAAGGCGAACAAAGAGGCCCTGAAGGCGGCGCTGCAAGACTACAAGGATGAGCTGAAGTACGATTCCCCCAGCGCTATCACGGCCAACTTCGACTTCGTGGTCGCGCAGATGGGTAACGGAAACGCCATCATCTGCCCGACGATCTGGGCCAACTGCACGGTTTGGGCCGACGGGATCCTCCGCGAGAAGGTTCCGGGGGCGAAGATCGGCGTGTACCCGAGCCCGGGCGGCCGCCCGTACACGGGCGCCTGGTCCTACGGCATAGCCAAGGCCTCCAAGAACCCCGAGGCCGCGTACTGGCTCCTTAGGTACCTCACTTCGTACGAGTGCGCGCAGATCATCTTCAAGGAAGGCGGCATGGTGCCGGCGCGCGTGGACCTGATGACCGAGGTGGCCAAGGACAAGAACAACTACCCGTACGCGATGCTCGCGGACTACCACATCAACATATGGAAGACCATGGCGCCGCACATTCCCAACTACTGGTACTTCAACACGAAGGCCGGCGGCAAGGTCTATGACATGCAGATCTACGCGGTGAGCAAGGCTCTGACTGGCGAGATGACGATCGATCAGACGGTGGAGTCCATCACCAAACAGACGCTTGAACTGACATCCAAGTTCGACAAGATCCCCATCCGCGAGGAGAAGTAG
- a CDS encoding sugar ABC transporter permease: MGRHASADFSMGPAGVESGAQTKRGRRPTIWETLTNERNFRWTLVVPLLVLLVIFAFYPLFYSMYFSFHDWGMQGSPVFSGLRNYRQLVHDTTFWVAFGRTIEVLVICITIELLLGLGVALLWNREFKGQNIVRGLALLPLLVAPLTLSLLWYFLLDFNFGAVNQLLGAMGFDKVYWWAPNKALFTICFITIWQWFPFSAFVLLAGLKSLPKDVFEAARVDGGSSFYTFRRLTLPMLSPLIMIIIVLRAMWLIRLMDPLFGTTRGAVNTELLDWIVYRTGFVMFDIGYGSAMAVVSWAATMVLCLIMFRQLMNSMRAGR; this comes from the coding sequence GTGGGCCGTCATGCGAGCGCAGACTTCAGTATGGGACCGGCGGGCGTTGAAAGCGGCGCACAGACGAAGAGGGGCAGGCGACCGACCATCTGGGAGACTCTCACCAACGAGAGGAACTTCCGGTGGACCCTCGTTGTGCCGCTCCTGGTCTTGCTCGTGATATTCGCTTTCTATCCGCTGTTCTACAGCATGTACTTCTCGTTCCACGATTGGGGAATGCAGGGAAGCCCGGTGTTCTCCGGCCTTAGGAACTACCGGCAGCTGGTACACGACACCACGTTCTGGGTGGCGTTCGGCAGGACGATTGAGGTGCTTGTCATATGTATCACGATTGAGCTGCTGCTGGGCCTCGGGGTTGCTTTGCTCTGGAACCGGGAGTTCAAAGGGCAGAACATCGTGAGGGGGCTTGCGCTCCTCCCGTTGTTGGTTGCCCCGTTGACTTTGTCACTGCTCTGGTACTTCCTCCTGGACTTCAACTTCGGAGCCGTGAACCAGCTGCTTGGCGCGATGGGCTTCGATAAGGTCTACTGGTGGGCCCCTAACAAGGCTCTGTTCACGATATGTTTCATCACGATCTGGCAATGGTTCCCGTTCTCAGCGTTCGTGCTGTTGGCAGGGCTGAAGAGCCTGCCCAAGGACGTCTTCGAAGCGGCGAGGGTTGACGGAGGCTCGAGCTTCTACACCTTCCGGCGTCTCACCCTCCCGATGTTGTCACCGCTCATCATGATCATCATCGTCCTTCGGGCGATGTGGCTGATAAGGCTGATGGATCCGCTCTTCGGGACCACGCGCGGCGCGGTCAACACGGAGCTGCTCGACTGGATCGTGTACCGCACGGGCTTTGTCATGTTCGACATAGGGTACGGTTCAGCGATGGCGGTGGTTTCGTGGGCCGCTACCATGGTGTTGTGTCTCATAATGTTCAGGCAGTTGATGAACTCCATGAGAGCGGGCAGGTAG
- a CDS encoding carbohydrate ABC transporter permease yields MIKRVLFWLVTTVVLLFVLFPLAWVYLTAFKSNADIFDPRLIRFVVFKPTLDNFRNLFSQYPFWQNLLNSLIVSIGSTIITMLVAFPAAYSFARWNTGGGDLLFLTISTRMFPPAVAAIPHFIVFKTLGLLDTHWGLMLLYVFLNVSFATFLLYGFFDQVPKELEQAAMIDGYSRTEVFRKIVFPLIKPGLAVTSVFCLIWAWNEFFFAFLFTRNVARPVNVLISSFWGGLQVQYGLMAAGAAITILPALLIVGFMQRYIIRGLTFGAVKG; encoded by the coding sequence ATGATTAAGAGGGTGCTTTTCTGGCTCGTAACCACAGTAGTGCTCCTTTTCGTGCTCTTTCCGCTGGCGTGGGTTTACCTGACGGCGTTCAAGTCAAATGCCGACATATTCGACCCGAGGCTCATCAGGTTCGTGGTTTTCAAGCCCACGCTTGACAACTTTCGCAACCTGTTCTCGCAGTATCCCTTCTGGCAGAACTTGCTCAACAGCTTGATCGTAAGCATCGGAAGCACCATCATCACCATGTTGGTTGCCTTTCCGGCCGCCTACAGCTTCGCGCGGTGGAATACCGGGGGAGGGGACTTGCTGTTCCTCACAATCTCCACGCGCATGTTCCCTCCAGCGGTAGCGGCGATTCCCCATTTCATAGTGTTCAAGACGCTGGGCCTGCTGGACACGCACTGGGGGCTGATGCTGCTTTACGTTTTCCTCAATGTGTCCTTCGCGACTTTCCTCCTGTATGGGTTCTTCGATCAAGTCCCGAAGGAGCTCGAGCAGGCGGCGATGATCGACGGGTACAGCCGCACCGAGGTGTTCCGAAAGATCGTCTTTCCGCTCATCAAACCCGGGTTGGCCGTGACGTCGGTGTTCTGCCTCATATGGGCGTGGAATGAGTTCTTCTTCGCGTTCCTGTTCACAAGGAACGTTGCCAGGCCGGTGAACGTCCTGATCTCGTCCTTCTGGGGAGGGTTGCAGGTTCAGTACGGCCTGATGGCGGCGGGGGCCGCGATTACGATTTTGCCTGCGCTCCTTATCGTGGGCTTCATGCAAAGGTACATCATCCGCGGCCTGACGTTTGGCGCTGTCAAGGGCTAG
- a CDS encoding ABC transporter ATP-binding protein: MAEVRLENVTKLYGRKRAISDVSFVCKEGEFLSILGPTGAGKSTILKMIAGIEDVTSGRIMFNGRVVNDVPPQERNVSMAFETYNLYPHMNVYDNIAFPLRAPRWGLKLSREKEREKVEEIANFLGIGELLDRLPQQLSGGQKQRVSLARALVRKPEVFLLDEPIAHLDARLKFTTQTLLKEFANSYRSTIVYVTHDYREALALSDRIIVLRKGRIEQEGSPEEVYYTPATDFVGRLVGEPPMNLVDGELEEGIAGLVFRSGESIALRVDRELVRPLKNLPQGQGMRQRARLGIRCEYVKVSHERISEDAFQLPIYAVVREAESVLFSFQIQEGKLLHARTRDEDVTGCEVGEKLWVEFDRHNMFFFPITTERATRL; encoded by the coding sequence GTGGCAGAGGTCAGACTGGAGAACGTGACAAAGCTGTACGGGCGCAAGAGAGCGATCAGCGATGTCAGTTTCGTGTGCAAGGAAGGAGAGTTCCTTTCGATACTTGGCCCCACCGGGGCTGGCAAGAGCACGATCCTGAAGATGATCGCGGGAATAGAGGACGTTACGTCGGGGCGGATCATGTTCAATGGCCGCGTGGTGAACGACGTTCCTCCCCAGGAGCGGAACGTCTCCATGGCTTTCGAAACGTACAACCTCTATCCGCACATGAATGTGTACGATAACATCGCGTTTCCGCTGCGCGCGCCGCGGTGGGGTCTCAAGTTGAGCCGGGAGAAGGAAAGGGAGAAAGTAGAGGAGATCGCCAATTTCCTCGGCATCGGCGAGCTGCTGGACAGGCTCCCTCAGCAGCTGAGCGGTGGCCAGAAGCAAAGAGTGTCTCTGGCCCGCGCTTTGGTGAGGAAGCCGGAGGTGTTCCTCCTCGACGAGCCCATAGCCCACCTCGATGCTCGGCTCAAGTTCACGACTCAGACTCTCCTGAAGGAGTTCGCGAACAGCTACCGCAGCACCATCGTGTACGTAACTCACGACTACCGCGAGGCGCTTGCTCTGTCCGACCGCATCATCGTGCTGAGGAAGGGCAGGATCGAACAGGAAGGATCGCCCGAGGAAGTCTATTACACGCCCGCGACCGATTTCGTCGGAAGGCTGGTCGGGGAGCCGCCCATGAACCTTGTGGATGGTGAGCTCGAGGAGGGCATAGCGGGCCTCGTGTTCAGAAGCGGAGAGTCGATAGCGCTTCGCGTGGATCGAGAGCTCGTCCGTCCCCTGAAGAACCTGCCGCAGGGGCAGGGGATGAGACAGCGTGCCCGCCTTGGTATCAGGTGTGAGTACGTGAAAGTGAGTCACGAGAGAATCTCGGAAGATGCTTTTCAGCTCCCGATCTACGCGGTCGTTCGTGAGGCGGAGAGCGTCCTGTTCTCTTTCCAGATACAGGAGGGAAAGCTTCTGCACGCCAGGACCCGCGATGAGGACGTAACCGGCTGTGAAGTCGGGGAAAAGCTCTGGGTGGAGTTCGACAGGCACAACATGTTCTTCTTCCCAATAACAACTGAGCGTGCTACACGCTTATAG
- a CDS encoding ABC transporter ATP-binding protein, whose protein sequence is MSRVDINHVWKVYPRATEAAVKDLTFTINHKEFLVILGPSGGGKSSTLRMLAGLEDITRGEIRFDGKVVNSLGPAERNVALAFESYALYQRLTVYENIAFPLRAKGMRQPEVHQKVTEIAERFGLSSVLKKHPSSLAGGQQQRVSLARALIRQPNLTLLDEPISHMDQRVRAEMRALIRHIHDTMGNTTAYVTHDQAEAIALCDRIAIINGGKLQQIGTIDEIWNRPANKFVAFFVGEPAMNFITGVIRDTRSVSIPTDQGARVFKIAGEIGEAYVGRDITVGVRPQQITVAREGQGENTIPAKVRLIEFRGEITVLTMDLSDVKKTEVKVVVPATERYVIGEALWLHWEPEIIHLFDGDLPITRNMPG, encoded by the coding sequence ATGAGCAGAGTCGACATAAACCATGTTTGGAAGGTGTACCCCCGGGCGACCGAAGCGGCCGTCAAGGATCTGACGTTCACCATCAACCACAAGGAGTTCCTCGTCATCCTCGGTCCGTCTGGCGGCGGCAAGAGCTCGACGTTGAGGATGCTGGCTGGCCTGGAGGACATCACACGAGGCGAGATCCGCTTCGACGGGAAGGTCGTGAACAGCCTGGGTCCCGCCGAGAGAAACGTCGCGTTGGCCTTTGAGTCCTACGCGCTCTACCAGCGGTTGACGGTGTACGAGAACATCGCTTTCCCGCTGAGGGCCAAGGGTATGAGGCAGCCCGAGGTCCATCAAAAGGTGACAGAGATCGCCGAAAGGTTCGGGCTCTCCTCGGTATTGAAGAAGCACCCGTCGTCGCTCGCCGGCGGCCAGCAGCAGAGGGTGTCGCTCGCGCGCGCCTTGATCCGTCAACCCAACCTCACGCTCTTGGATGAGCCTATCTCTCACATGGATCAGCGGGTTCGAGCCGAAATGAGGGCCTTGATCAGGCACATTCACGACACGATGGGGAATACGACGGCCTACGTGACTCACGATCAAGCGGAGGCCATAGCCCTTTGCGACCGGATAGCGATCATAAACGGCGGCAAGCTGCAGCAAATAGGGACCATCGACGAGATCTGGAACCGGCCGGCCAACAAGTTCGTGGCGTTCTTCGTGGGCGAGCCGGCAATGAACTTCATCACCGGGGTGATCCGTGACACGCGGAGCGTCTCCATTCCCACCGACCAGGGTGCGAGAGTCTTCAAGATCGCCGGGGAGATAGGTGAGGCGTACGTTGGACGCGACATCACCGTGGGCGTTCGCCCTCAACAGATCACCGTCGCCCGCGAGGGGCAAGGGGAGAACACGATTCCCGCCAAGGTGCGACTCATCGAATTCCGCGGTGAGATCACGGTGCTTACGATGGATCTCTCGGATGTCAAGAAGACAGAGGTCAAAGTCGTGGTCCCGGCGACTGAACGGTACGTCATTGGGGAAGCGCTGTGGCTTCACTGGGAACCCGAGATAATACACCTCTTTGACGGAGACCTGCCGATAACCAGGAACATGCCGGGATGA